A region from the Candidatus Zixiibacteriota bacterium genome encodes:
- a CDS encoding amidohydrolase family protein, producing MAAAKPPLVIRGARLIDGTGRGPLDDATILIEGNRIAGVTTDPAPLPEGARIVDARGKTVLPGLIDNHVHYRSYCGELFLAHGVTSVRDLGNPLEWILAQRDAVALGKVPGPRIFCTGGGFYGKATAEHHTVATDPEQARGVARELIALGVDYLKIHLGVSLEITRAVAEEAHEAGLKVTGHLDSSIVPYAEAGIDGVEHATGCAEETIRSEIGRKGLSEIKLWLAKFLGPWTLAERAHFPRLVDFLAKKGTFIEPTTVLWGAALGKRDRWEREDYDALKNPGLSYISEHERLLWLDHYYTAYGPRIKDAPEGDVVMGNRYSIYGILPEEELREGFRRLGEFLSLLVEAGGNVVTGTDAPAVMPGISLHRDMELLVEAGLSPMQAIVAATRAGAAYLGQADRLGTVEKGKLADLVIIDGDPLADITRTRRIQTVIKDGEIVDTSYHASFSNPFPRSHTREFYGYPRPALHGISPKMVPAEDRDVELVLHGREFYPASVVCAGGRSVATRFISQTELAATIPAHLVKAGTIFVSVKNPKPHETPDRGGTSNDLPLIVRFPQDPSRTVPPP from the coding sequence ATGGCAGCCGCGAAACCGCCGCTTGTCATCCGGGGAGCCCGGCTCATCGACGGAACGGGCAGAGGGCCGCTCGACGACGCGACGATATTGATCGAGGGGAACCGGATCGCCGGCGTCACGACCGACCCGGCTCCTTTGCCCGAAGGGGCGCGGATCGTCGACGCCCGGGGCAAGACGGTTCTTCCCGGCCTGATCGACAATCACGTTCACTACCGGAGCTACTGCGGCGAGCTGTTCCTCGCCCATGGCGTGACTTCGGTCCGGGACCTCGGGAATCCGCTCGAATGGATCCTCGCGCAGCGGGACGCCGTTGCGCTCGGGAAGGTTCCGGGACCGCGAATCTTCTGCACGGGAGGCGGCTTTTACGGCAAGGCGACCGCGGAACATCATACGGTGGCCACCGATCCGGAGCAGGCGCGCGGGGTAGCTCGGGAGCTCATAGCCCTGGGAGTGGACTACCTCAAGATTCACCTCGGCGTTTCCCTCGAGATCACCCGCGCCGTCGCCGAGGAGGCGCACGAGGCCGGCCTGAAGGTAACCGGACACCTCGACTCGAGCATCGTTCCCTACGCGGAGGCCGGCATCGACGGGGTCGAGCACGCGACCGGCTGCGCCGAGGAGACGATCAGAAGCGAGATCGGCCGCAAGGGACTTTCCGAGATCAAACTCTGGCTGGCGAAATTCCTCGGTCCCTGGACGCTCGCCGAAAGGGCGCACTTTCCGCGCCTCGTCGATTTTCTCGCGAAAAAAGGAACCTTCATCGAGCCGACGACGGTGCTCTGGGGAGCGGCGCTCGGCAAGCGGGACAGGTGGGAGCGGGAGGACTACGACGCCCTGAAAAATCCGGGCCTCTCCTATATATCGGAGCACGAGCGCCTCCTCTGGCTCGATCACTACTACACGGCCTACGGCCCGAGGATAAAAGATGCGCCGGAGGGGGACGTCGTCATGGGAAACCGCTATTCGATCTACGGGATCCTTCCGGAAGAAGAATTGCGCGAAGGCTTCCGGCGCCTGGGCGAGTTTCTCTCCCTTCTCGTCGAGGCGGGCGGCAACGTCGTGACGGGAACGGACGCGCCGGCGGTAATGCCGGGCATCAGCCTGCACCGCGACATGGAGCTGCTGGTGGAGGCGGGTCTCAGCCCGATGCAGGCGATCGTCGCGGCTACCCGGGCGGGCGCCGCGTATCTGGGCCAAGCCGACCGTCTTGGAACCGTCGAGAAGGGAAAGCTGGCGGATCTCGTGATCATCGACGGCGATCCGCTCGCCGATATCACCCGCACGCGCAGGATCCAGACCGTCATCAAGGACGGCGAGATCGTGGACACTTCTTACCACGCAAGCTTTTCAAATCCGTTTCCCCGTTCGCACACGCGGGAGTTCTACGGGTATCCGCGGCCCGCGCTCCACGGCATCTCGCCCAAAATGGTTCCGGCCGAAGACCGGGACGTCGAACTGGTATTACACGGGAGAGAATTCTACCCGGCCTCCGTGGTCTGCGCCGGCGGCCGCAGCGTCGCCACTCGTTTCATCAGTCAGACCGAGCTCGCCGCCACGATTCCGGCGCACCTGGTCAAGGCCGGGACGATCTTCGTCTCCGTGAAAAACCCGAAACCGCACGAGACGCCGGACAGGGGCGGCACTTCCAACGATCTCCCTTTGATCGTGAGGTTCCCGCAGGATCCGTCGCGCACGGTTCCTCCGCCATGA
- a CDS encoding AMP-binding protein, whose product MKVALPHDYWNPHVELMSKSGLRQLQLRRLKRAIDYAWRRSPYYRKLMTDCGITPDDISTLEDFFERFPVTRREDLDRDLLEHPPYGTRLAVPLDGVLRYHTTSGTTGKPPVRALDTDRDWVWGAGCWASSLYNFGVRPDDNVMIAFGYGSFVGFWGAHYGFEKIGCRVHPTGGMDTRSRIRMILDLQITTLCCTPSYALRILHVARDENVDLGRQSRLDKVVVAGEPGAFIPSTRAAIEDGFNAHLADFMGTTETAGMLAFTCAKLPDGAHINEDKFLTEVVDPHTLRPLKYGEKGMMVITPLVKQAMPLFRYATNDIVVLQENAACPCRRVFDLLKGGILGRYDDLVKVRGIQLTPRMVEEIVREFPDVEEFFTTIKEIDGLDSLVIQFELRGDAGAQRASEVTAGIRRQFKTRIGLTPVVEAVPANSLPRFELKARRFVDQRPRSH is encoded by the coding sequence ATGAAGGTCGCGCTTCCCCACGACTACTGGAACCCGCACGTCGAGCTGATGTCGAAGAGCGGGCTCAGGCAGCTCCAGCTGCGACGCCTCAAACGGGCGATCGACTACGCCTGGCGGCGCTCGCCCTACTACCGGAAACTGATGACCGATTGCGGCATCACTCCCGACGACATCTCGACGCTGGAGGACTTCTTCGAACGATTCCCGGTCACGCGGCGGGAGGACCTGGACCGGGATCTGCTGGAGCATCCGCCCTACGGCACGCGCCTCGCCGTGCCGCTGGACGGCGTCCTCAGATATCACACCACGTCGGGAACCACCGGCAAGCCCCCGGTGCGGGCTCTCGACACCGACCGGGACTGGGTCTGGGGCGCGGGCTGCTGGGCCTCGAGCCTCTACAACTTCGGCGTGCGGCCGGACGACAACGTGATGATCGCCTTCGGCTACGGCTCGTTCGTCGGCTTCTGGGGAGCCCATTATGGTTTCGAAAAAATCGGCTGCCGCGTCCATCCGACCGGGGGCATGGATACGAGGAGCCGGATCCGCATGATCCTGGACCTCCAGATCACCACTCTGTGCTGCACGCCTTCGTACGCGCTTCGCATCCTCCACGTCGCACGGGACGAGAACGTCGATCTCGGCCGGCAAAGCCGGCTCGACAAGGTCGTGGTCGCCGGCGAGCCCGGCGCTTTCATTCCCTCCACCCGGGCCGCGATCGAAGACGGCTTCAACGCACACCTCGCCGATTTCATGGGGACGACCGAGACCGCCGGGATGCTCGCTTTCACCTGCGCGAAACTTCCCGACGGCGCCCACATCAACGAGGACAAGTTTCTCACCGAGGTCGTCGACCCGCACACGCTCCGGCCGTTGAAATACGGTGAAAAGGGCATGATGGTGATCACACCGCTGGTCAAGCAGGCGATGCCCCTGTTTCGCTACGCGACGAACGACATCGTCGTGCTTCAGGAGAACGCGGCGTGTCCGTGCCGGCGAGTCTTCGATCTCCTCAAGGGCGGCATCCTGGGGCGCTACGACGATCTTGTGAAGGTGCGCGGAATCCAGCTGACGCCGCGGATGGTCGAGGAGATCGTGCGGGAATTTCCGGATGTCGAGGAATTTTTCACCACGATCAAGGAGATCGACGGCCTGGACTCGCTCGTCATCCAGTTCGAGTTGCGCGGAGACGCAGGCGCGCAACGCGCCTCGGAGGTCACGGCAGGAATCCGGCGTCAATTCAAGACCAGGATCGGCCTCACACCAGTCGTCGAGGCGGTGCCGGCGAACTCGCTGCCCCGTTTCGAGCTCAAGGCCCGGCGCTTCGTCGACCAACGGCCAAGATCCCATTGA